The Cellulomonas sp. S1-8 genomic sequence GGCGAGGACGCGGTCGATCCGCGCGGCGTACTCCCGCGCGTCCGCCTCCTGGCCGCGCACGCGCAGCACGCGCGGCACCGAGTTCTCCAGCGGCGTGCCGTCCGGTCCGAGCGCGGGGACGTCCATGGCGTTGTGCCGTGCGTACACGCCGGGGGCCGGCAGCGACACGGGGTGGCCGCCGGTCCGCAGCCTGCGCTCCGCCTGCTCGCGCTGCCCGACCTTCGGCACGAGCCGCTGGCGGTGCGTGAGGATGAGTGCGCCGAGCGCCGCGGTGACCAGCAGCGCGCCGACGACCTCCATCGCGAGCACGTGCTGCCCGAAGACGACCTCGGCGATCGCCTCGGGGTTCGACGGGGTGTTCGCCTCGACCAGCCCCGTCGGCGGCCCGTACGTCGCGCGCCCGACGACGCCGACCAGCACGACGGCCAGGCCGAGACCCGCGAGGACGCCGGTCCAGCGCTGCCCGCGGATCGTCTCGACGAGCGAGTCCGAGCGGTCGACCCCCACGAGCATGAGCACGAACAGGAAGAGCATCATCACGGCGCCGGTGTAGACGACCACCTGCACGACACCGAGGAACTCGGCGCCCTGCGCGACGTACATGAACGCCAACGAGATCATGACGAAGACGACCGCCAGCGACGCGTGCACCGCCTTGCGGGCGAAGAGCAGACCCAGCGCGGCGAGCACCATGAGCGGGCCGAGGGTCCAGAACAGGACGGCCTCGGCCGTGCTCGCACGGCCTGCCTCGTCCAGGGCGCCGGCGGCCGCCGGCAGCACGGTGTGCAGGGTGATCACCGGGCACCCCCCTGGCGGTGCGCGCCCGCCGTGATCTCGCGCTGCGCGAGCCGCGTCGCGCCGAGGTCGGGGACCGTCGCGCCCTTCGCGACGTTCTCCGGCAGCGTCGGGTCGTCGGGACGGTGCTCGGCGACCCACGCGACCTGATCGTCGGTGGTCCCGGTCACCTCGCCCCGGTAGTAGTCGGTGTCCGTGGACCCCTCGGGCATCGGGTGCGGGGCCGCGAGCTGGCCGGAGCGCAACGGTGCG encodes the following:
- a CDS encoding NADH-quinone oxidoreductase subunit J, whose amino-acid sequence is MTLHTVLPAAAGALDEAGRASTAEAVLFWTLGPLMVLAALGLLFARKAVHASLAVVFVMISLAFMYVAQGAEFLGVVQVVVYTGAVMMLFLFVLMLVGVDRSDSLVETIRGQRWTGVLAGLGLAVVLVGVVGRATYGPPTGLVEANTPSNPEAIAEVVFGQHVLAMEVVGALLVTAALGALILTHRQRLVPKVGQREQAERRLRTGGHPVSLPAPGVYARHNAMDVPALGPDGTPLENSVPRVLRVRGQEADAREYAARIDRVLAGGWASGAGTFTSDEDYRGEQDGPVDGAVTVREREGATGAPADLPTTPTHDEEDGR